From Lagenorhynchus albirostris chromosome 10, mLagAlb1.1, whole genome shotgun sequence, the proteins below share one genomic window:
- the TULP1 gene encoding tubby-related protein 1 isoform X2, protein MPLQDDTLREVWASDSGHEEEGQSPEVPQRTKQRQKLRKKKTEAPESPCPTGSKPRRPGGEEEEEEDEEEEEEDKEEKEKKEKIRLPPKKPPKEKASADIKERKAKAQGPKEDLGSPVPPLKPLRIKKKEASAGEGTKMRKMKKKGSGEADKDSSVSPTRVRKKTPAAMFLVGGDDPGEKALKKKGTPKDSEEEKEEEEEEVAAVVTKNSNQKGKAKGKGKKVGKEERAPSPPVEVDEPQEFVLRPAPQGQTVRCRLTRDKKGMDRGLYPSYFLHLDAEKKVFLLAGRKRKRSKTANYLISSDPTNLSRGGENFIGKLRSNLLGNRFTVFDNGQNPHRGGSTDVESLRQELAAVIYETNVLGFRGPRRMTVIIPGMNSDKERVPIRPRNASDGLLVRWQNKTLESLIELHNKPPVWNDDSGSYTLNFQGRVTQASVKNFQIVHADDPDYIVLQFGRVAEDAFTLDYRYPLCALQAFAIALSSFDGKLACE, encoded by the exons ATGCCGCTGCAGGACGACACCCTCCGAGAGGTGTGGGCCTCAGACAG CGGGCATGAGGAGGAAGGCCAGAGCCCGGAGGTCCCGCAGCGCACCAAGCAG CGACAGAAGTTGAGGAAGAAGAAGACAGAAGCCCCAGAGTCCCCCTGCCCCACGGGATCCAAGCCCCGGAGACCTGGAG gggaggaggaggaggaagaggacgaggaggaggaggaagaggacaaggaggagaaggaaaagaaagagaaaatccgTCTGCCTCCCAAGAAGCCCCCCAAAGAGAAGGCTTCTGCAGACATCAAGGAAAGGAAGGCCAAAGCCCAGGGTCCAAAGG AGGacctgggaagccctgtcccCCCACTGAAACCTCTGCGGATTAAGAAGAAGGAGGCATCAGCAGGGGAAGGGACCAAGATgagaaagatgaagaagaaag gGTCTGGGGAGGCCGACAAGGACAGCTCAGTGAGCCCGACCAGAGTGAGGAAGAAGACACCAGCAGCCATGTTTCTGGTTGGGGGCGATGACCCTGGGGAAAAAGCTCTGAAGAAGAAAG GCACTCCTAAAGActcagaagaggagaaggaggaggaggaggaagaggtggcAGCTGTGGTGACCAAGAACAGCAATcagaagggaaaagcaaaaggaaaaggcaaaaaggTTGGA aaggaggagagggcCCCATCCCCACCAGTGGAAGTGGACGAACCCCAGGAGTTCGTGCTTCGGCCTGCCCCCCAGGGCCAGACGGTCCGCTGCCGGCTGACCCGGGACAAGAAGGGCATGGACCGGGGCCTGTATCCCTCCTACTTCCTGCACCTGGACGCAGAGAAGAAG GTGTTCCTCCTGGCTGGCAGGAAACGGAAACGGAGCAAGACAGCCAATTACCTCATCTCCAGTGACCCCACCAATCTGTCCCGAGGAGGGGAGAATTTCATCGGGAAgctgag GTCCAACCTCCTGGGGAACCGCTTTACCGTCTTTGACAATGGGCAGAACCCGCACCGCGGAGGCAGCACGGATGTGGAGAGCCTTCGGCAGGAGCTGGCGGCTGTGATCTAT GAAACCAACGTGCTGGGCTTCCGAGGTCCCCGGCGCATGACGGTCATCATTCCCGGCATGAATTCGGACAAGGAGAGGGTCCCCATTCGGCCCCGCAAT GCCAGCGACGGGCTGCTGGTGCGCTGGCAGAACAAGACACTGGAGAGCCTCATCGAGCTACACAACAAGCCCCCCGTCTGGAATGATGACAGTGGCTCCTACACCCTCAACTTCCAAGGCCGAGTCACCCAGGCTTCGGTCAAGAACTTCCAGATTGTCCACGCCGATGACC
- the TULP1 gene encoding tubby-related protein 1 isoform X1, whose translation MPLQDDTLREVWASDSGHEEEGQSPEVPQRTKQRQKLRKKKTEAPESPCPTGSKPRRPGAGRRRSPREEPSREPAEARELQTVYAKFLRDPEAKKRDPRETFLVARAPDAEDGEEEEEEDEEEEEEDKEEKEKKEKIRLPPKKPPKEKASADIKERKAKAQGPKEDLGSPVPPLKPLRIKKKEASAGEGTKMRKMKKKGSGEADKDSSVSPTRVRKKTPAAMFLVGGDDPGEKALKKKGTPKDSEEEKEEEEEEVAAVVTKNSNQKGKAKGKGKKVGKEERAPSPPVEVDEPQEFVLRPAPQGQTVRCRLTRDKKGMDRGLYPSYFLHLDAEKKVFLLAGRKRKRSKTANYLISSDPTNLSRGGENFIGKLRSNLLGNRFTVFDNGQNPHRGGSTDVESLRQELAAVIYETNVLGFRGPRRMTVIIPGMNSDKERVPIRPRNASDGLLVRWQNKTLESLIELHNKPPVWNDDSGSYTLNFQGRVTQASVKNFQIVHADDPDYIVLQFGRVAEDAFTLDYRYPLCALQAFAIALSSFDGKLACE comes from the exons ATGCCGCTGCAGGACGACACCCTCCGAGAGGTGTGGGCCTCAGACAG CGGGCATGAGGAGGAAGGCCAGAGCCCGGAGGTCCCGCAGCGCACCAAGCAG CGACAGAAGTTGAGGAAGAAGAAGACAGAAGCCCCAGAGTCCCCCTGCCCCACGGGATCCAAGCCCCGGAGACCTGGAG CGGGACGGAGGAGGAGCCCGCGGGAGGAGCCCTCGCGGGAGCCCGCCGAGGCCCGGGAGCTGCAGACTGTCTACGCCAAGTTCCTCAGGGACCCCGAGGCCAAGAAGCGCGACCCCCGGGAGACCTTCCTGGTAGCCCGCGCCCCAGACGCGGAGGACG gggaggaggaggaggaagaggacgaggaggaggaggaagaggacaaggaggagaaggaaaagaaagagaaaatccgTCTGCCTCCCAAGAAGCCCCCCAAAGAGAAGGCTTCTGCAGACATCAAGGAAAGGAAGGCCAAAGCCCAGGGTCCAAAGG AGGacctgggaagccctgtcccCCCACTGAAACCTCTGCGGATTAAGAAGAAGGAGGCATCAGCAGGGGAAGGGACCAAGATgagaaagatgaagaagaaag gGTCTGGGGAGGCCGACAAGGACAGCTCAGTGAGCCCGACCAGAGTGAGGAAGAAGACACCAGCAGCCATGTTTCTGGTTGGGGGCGATGACCCTGGGGAAAAAGCTCTGAAGAAGAAAG GCACTCCTAAAGActcagaagaggagaaggaggaggaggaggaagaggtggcAGCTGTGGTGACCAAGAACAGCAATcagaagggaaaagcaaaaggaaaaggcaaaaaggTTGGA aaggaggagagggcCCCATCCCCACCAGTGGAAGTGGACGAACCCCAGGAGTTCGTGCTTCGGCCTGCCCCCCAGGGCCAGACGGTCCGCTGCCGGCTGACCCGGGACAAGAAGGGCATGGACCGGGGCCTGTATCCCTCCTACTTCCTGCACCTGGACGCAGAGAAGAAG GTGTTCCTCCTGGCTGGCAGGAAACGGAAACGGAGCAAGACAGCCAATTACCTCATCTCCAGTGACCCCACCAATCTGTCCCGAGGAGGGGAGAATTTCATCGGGAAgctgag GTCCAACCTCCTGGGGAACCGCTTTACCGTCTTTGACAATGGGCAGAACCCGCACCGCGGAGGCAGCACGGATGTGGAGAGCCTTCGGCAGGAGCTGGCGGCTGTGATCTAT GAAACCAACGTGCTGGGCTTCCGAGGTCCCCGGCGCATGACGGTCATCATTCCCGGCATGAATTCGGACAAGGAGAGGGTCCCCATTCGGCCCCGCAAT GCCAGCGACGGGCTGCTGGTGCGCTGGCAGAACAAGACACTGGAGAGCCTCATCGAGCTACACAACAAGCCCCCCGTCTGGAATGATGACAGTGGCTCCTACACCCTCAACTTCCAAGGCCGAGTCACCCAGGCTTCGGTCAAGAACTTCCAGATTGTCCACGCCGATGACC